In a single window of the Diospyros lotus cultivar Yz01 chromosome 10, ASM1463336v1, whole genome shotgun sequence genome:
- the LOC127811031 gene encoding senescence-specific cysteine protease SAG39-like, translated as MGSQSPSKCSIICLGLLFIWATLATQAASRSLQQQEEEEAMYQLRHEQWMARYGREYKDADEKAKRYRIFKANVERIESFNKAGHSGYKLGVNQFADLTNDEFKLRNRFKSHVCSTVAPSFRYQNVTAVPATVDWRKKGAVTAIKDQGQCGCCWAFSAVAAMEGNNQLTTGKLISLSEQELVDCDTSGEDQGCNGGLMDDAFKFIKQNKGLTTEANYPYQGTDGTCNKNKAGNHAAKINGYEDVPANSESALQKAVANQPVSVAIDAGGSDFQFYSSGVFTGECGTELDHGVTAVGYGTDGDGTKYWLVKNSWGTSWGEEGYIRMQRGIAAKEGLCGIAMMASYPTA; from the exons ATGGGTTCCCAAAGCCCCAGCAAGTGCAGCATCATCTGCCTGGGTTTGTTGTTCATTTGGGCAACGTTGGCCACCCAAGCAGCTTCTCGCTCGCTTCAGcagcaggaggaggaggaagccATGTACCAGCTGAGACACGAGCAGTGGATGGCTCGGTATGGGCGGGAGTACAAGGATGCTGATGAGAAGGCGAAACGTTACAGGATATTCAAGGCCAATGTGGAACGCATCGAGTCGTTTAACAAGGCAGGTCACAGTGGGTACAAGTTAGGAGTGAATCAATTTGCAGATCTTACGAATGACGAGTTCAAATTGCGAAACAGGTTCAAGAGCCATGTCTGTTCCACTGTTGCGCCGTCTTTCAGATACCAAAACGTGACTGCAGTTCCAGCCACCGTGGACTGGAGGAAGAAAGGAGCAGTAACCGCGATCAAGGACCAAGGCCAGTGTG GATGTTGTTGGGCGTTTTCAGCTGTGGCAGCCATGGAAGGAAATAACCAGCTAACAACTGGCAAGCTCATCTCCCTGTCCGAGCAAGAGCTTGTCGACTGTGACACTTCAGGCGAAGATCAGGGCTGCAATGGTGGCCTGATGGATGATGCCTTTAAGTTcatcaaacaaaacaaaggaCTCACAACTGAAGCAAACTATCCGTACCAGGGTACAGACGGCACTTGCAACAAGAACAAAGCCGGAAACCACGCTGCCAAGATAAATGGGTACGAAGACGTGCCTGCAAACAGTGAGAGTGCCCTTCAAAAGGCCGTTGCTAATCAGCCAGTCTCGGTCGCCATCGATGCTGGGGGCTCTGACTTTCAATTCTACTCGAGTGGAGTCTTTACGGGAGAGTGTGGGACTGAGCTAGACCACGGCGTCACCGCCGTTGGCTATGGTACCGACGGGGATGGGACTAAGTATTGGCTTGTGAAGAACTCATGGGGCACATCATGGGGAGAAGAAGGGTACATAAGGATGCAGAGAGGCATTGCCGCCAAAGAAGGCCTTTGTGGCATTGCCATGATGGCCTCATACCCCACTGCGTGA